A window from Balearica regulorum gibbericeps isolate bBalReg1 chromosome 1, bBalReg1.pri, whole genome shotgun sequence encodes these proteins:
- the LOC104642103 gene encoding lymphotactin: MKLQPAAIFVIFWLGIFTVHTVKGSIVSQSMHKSSCVELSTQRLNIRNLVNYEKQEFPTKAIMFIDARGIKTCVSPDQKWVQFAIKKIDQKHTTKGKSPRQTRKAN; encoded by the exons ATGAAACTCCAACCTGCAGCAATCTTCGTCATCTTCTGGCTTGGCATCTTCACTGTGCACACGGTGAAAG gGAGCATCGTAAGTCAGTCCATGCACAAATCCAGTTGTGTAGAGCTGTCTACGCAGAGACTGAACATCCGAAATCTTGTCAACTATGAAAAGCAAGAATTTCCAACAAAGGCCATCAT GTTTATTGACGCAAGAGGTATCAAGACCTGCGTAAGCCCTGATCAGAAATGGGTACAGTTTGCTATAAAGAAAATAGACCAGAAACATACCACCAAAGGCAAATCTCCTAGACAAACACGTAAGGCCAACTAA